A section of the Virgibacillus sp. NKC19-3 genome encodes:
- a CDS encoding PucR family transcriptional regulator codes for MDHTPNIDNQFSGISLKELLKIPEMEKCKLIAGKKGISKSITWVHSSDLPDIGYWLKGGELILHSGTLNYDVDLFHILRQLHLANAGGLGIVLPNSNLSNEVKKLADFLNIPIIYIPDEIKFVDLTTTIINTLINSSYQISNVIEQFWFQVQRDNIFSFNIKQLINFISNFLKIPLAIYDQELIFTHTLDKENQDKQLTYFPQKIDNLTHKNFLTYPIMEKETVKNTLVFPIEGRTDHELKTLERLAPHIIYLLTFSLKNSQQEMGVRRELTFNLFKNIIYLSDNDFEKNRDQFHMQASDLHINMTKKMRICTMYIHPKISLPEVTRILTEFFTYEIGVSLLYAHKNEHVSFLIPASFNRGELDRMFKRLKTFFKNSYSEDIPLYFGIGNIELGIKGIRKSFNQSQIALDCAEEIGEVVWYEDVDLWKILKLCNKEKLLSNLELRLEEVNDNNLRKIQQTIDALIESNFNYSETSRLLQIHRNALRYRIEQFSKMTGYDLFRVEEVVSFWISLKIHIKE; via the coding sequence ATGGATCATACACCTAATATAGATAATCAATTTTCTGGAATTTCGCTTAAAGAACTTTTAAAAATACCGGAAATGGAAAAGTGTAAACTAATAGCAGGAAAAAAAGGGATTTCAAAGTCTATAACGTGGGTTCACTCCTCCGATTTACCTGATATTGGATATTGGCTAAAAGGCGGTGAATTAATTCTTCACTCAGGAACGTTGAATTATGACGTAGATTTATTTCATATATTACGCCAACTGCACCTTGCTAACGCGGGTGGTCTAGGAATTGTTTTACCTAATTCAAATTTGAGCAATGAGGTAAAAAAACTTGCTGACTTTCTAAATATCCCAATTATATATATACCTGATGAAATAAAATTCGTAGATTTAACAACCACAATAATCAATACGTTAATAAATAGTAGTTATCAAATTTCCAATGTTATCGAACAATTTTGGTTTCAAGTTCAACGGGACAACATCTTTTCTTTTAATATTAAGCAATTAATCAATTTTATATCTAATTTCCTAAAAATTCCATTAGCTATTTACGATCAAGAATTAATTTTTACACACACATTAGATAAAGAAAATCAGGATAAGCAATTGACATATTTCCCACAAAAAATAGACAATCTCACCCATAAAAACTTTTTAACCTACCCAATCATGGAAAAAGAAACGGTTAAAAATACATTGGTCTTTCCTATTGAAGGCAGAACCGATCACGAATTAAAAACGTTAGAAAGGTTAGCTCCTCATATTATCTATTTGTTAACTTTTTCATTAAAAAATTCACAGCAGGAAATGGGGGTGCGGAGAGAGTTAACATTTAATTTATTTAAAAATATTATCTATTTAAGTGATAATGATTTCGAAAAAAATAGAGATCAATTTCATATGCAGGCAAGTGATCTGCACATTAATATGACTAAAAAAATGAGAATTTGTACAATGTATATTCATCCTAAGATTTCCTTACCTGAGGTAACTAGAATATTAACAGAGTTTTTCACGTATGAAATTGGCGTATCTTTATTATATGCTCATAAAAATGAACATGTAAGCTTTCTGATACCCGCTTCGTTTAATAGAGGCGAATTAGACCGCATGTTTAAACGCTTAAAGACATTCTTTAAAAATAGTTACTCGGAGGATATTCCGTTATATTTTGGAATTGGCAATATTGAACTTGGAATTAAAGGAATAAGAAAAAGCTTTAATCAATCGCAAATAGCTTTAGACTGTGCAGAAGAAATTGGAGAAGTAGTGTGGTATGAAGATGTCGACTTATGGAAAATTTTAAAATTATGTAATAAGGAAAAACTTCTTTCTAACCTCGAATTACGCTTAGAAGAAGTAAATGATAACAATCTAAGGAAAATCCAACAAACGATAGATGCTTTAATAGAATCAAACTTTAACTATTCAGAGACATCGCGTCTTTTACAGATTCATAGAAATGCATTACGATATCGGATAGAGCAATTTTCAAAGATGACGGGTTATGATTTATTCAGAGTGGAAGAAGTAGTTAGCTTTTGGATATCTCTCAAGATCCATATAAAGGAATAA
- the hisD gene encoding histidinol dehydrogenase → MEYLKKGIGQNNKQEDDTGKTVAEIISNVKNGGDKELEKYEKQLSNSTRDNFRVSEEEIEASIKSLPKEVKELIDRNVERISSFAEAQLNCILPLEKEFGSGIKMGHRVIPIAKVGAYIPGGRFPLLSSGPMVVAPAKVAGAEKIVACSPANYKNGIHPAVVYGLIRSGATEIHAIGGAQAVASMAYGTETVSNVDMIAGPGNRFVAEAKRQVFGKVGIDLIAGPSEVLVFADDTANPRYCAADLLAQAEHDPNARAILVSISTTCANKTMEEVEKFLNDFSPESPAHQSWENMGEVIYVKSIEEGIEVCNDYAIEHLHLHVKNSDDLIDEFCNYGSLFLGSDSSVVFSDKVSGTNHTLPTQQAARYTGGLWVGNFVKVLTHQKITGEGINYLASHATKQSEIEGLEGHRLSAALRLSN, encoded by the coding sequence ATGGAATACCTGAAGAAAGGAATAGGACAAAATAATAAACAAGAAGATGATACTGGAAAAACCGTGGCAGAAATAATTTCAAATGTCAAAAATGGAGGAGATAAAGAATTAGAGAAATACGAAAAGCAATTAAGTAACTCTACACGTGATAATTTTAGAGTGAGTGAAGAAGAGATAGAAGCAAGTATTAAAAGCTTACCTAAAGAAGTTAAAGAACTTATTGACCGTAACGTAGAACGCATTTCCTCTTTTGCTGAGGCACAACTGAACTGTATTCTACCTTTAGAAAAAGAATTTGGTTCAGGAATCAAAATGGGACATCGAGTTATCCCTATTGCAAAAGTAGGGGCATATATCCCTGGAGGACGCTTCCCCTTACTATCTTCCGGACCAATGGTAGTAGCTCCCGCAAAGGTTGCAGGTGCTGAAAAAATAGTTGCATGTAGTCCTGCCAATTATAAAAACGGGATTCACCCTGCCGTAGTATATGGGTTAATTCGATCAGGTGCGACAGAAATTCACGCAATTGGCGGGGCACAAGCAGTTGCCTCCATGGCATATGGTACGGAAACCGTATCAAATGTCGATATGATAGCTGGTCCAGGAAACCGTTTTGTAGCAGAAGCTAAACGTCAAGTATTTGGAAAAGTGGGAATTGACCTTATTGCCGGCCCAAGTGAAGTATTAGTATTCGCAGATGATACCGCAAATCCTAGATATTGTGCTGCTGATTTGCTTGCCCAGGCAGAACATGATCCAAATGCTAGAGCTATATTGGTATCTATCTCCACAACTTGTGCTAACAAAACAATGGAAGAAGTAGAAAAATTTCTAAATGATTTTTCTCCTGAGTCCCCTGCACATCAATCATGGGAAAATATGGGGGAAGTAATCTATGTAAAGTCGATAGAAGAAGGAATTGAGGTTTGTAATGACTATGCAATCGAACATCTTCACTTACATGTGAAAAATAGCGATGATCTAATCGATGAGTTTTGTAATTATGGCTCTTTGTTTTTGGGAAGTGATAGTTCCGTTGTGTTTTCTGATAAAGTATCCGGGACCAATCATACACTACCTACACAACAAGCTGCTCGTTACACCGGAGGACTTTGGGTTGGTAATTTTGTAAAGGTATTAACTCATCAAAAGATCACTGGCGAAGGAATTAATTATTTGGCCTCGCATGCAACCAAACAATCTGAGATCGAAGGTTTAGAAGGCCATAGACTTTCCGCTGCTTTGCGCCTTTCCAACTGA
- a CDS encoding TRAP transporter substrate-binding protein, producing MRKIFIGFVVFSLLLMGSCSNDAETNTTGEEQNEVISLKVADSVPSTNFISQEGIVYWMDRVEELTDGKVEFQYFPSEQLGKSTSLLELVNANTVDIAYTSYASEKLPLSEVATLPGAVPSSEEGSKIYWKLVEEFLLEEEYLKNGVRPMFAVTLPNYQILTTETKVTTIEDLKGLKLRTPSGPIEVGMNALGASPVAMAAPEMYTAIERGTIEGAVIAETSYKPYQLQKAANYSTTNANMGSFVANYSINEEVYQNLPEEIQQAMNQAGEDTMVHFSKFLDEHVEELIKEFEEEGMDMYELDDETLSTLNRDIQSTWDEWAQKLEERGYPGKKTLHLFNDIKQDVVN from the coding sequence ATGCGAAAAATATTTATAGGTTTTGTGGTGTTCAGTCTACTATTGATGGGTAGTTGTAGTAATGATGCAGAAACGAATACAACTGGCGAAGAACAAAACGAAGTGATATCACTGAAAGTAGCAGACTCCGTTCCTTCAACAAATTTTATCTCCCAAGAAGGAATTGTTTATTGGATGGATCGTGTAGAAGAGCTTACCGATGGTAAAGTTGAGTTCCAATATTTCCCGTCCGAACAACTTGGAAAATCTACTAGCTTATTAGAATTAGTAAACGCTAATACTGTGGATATAGCCTATACTTCTTATGCTTCTGAAAAGCTTCCTTTGTCTGAAGTAGCTACGCTTCCGGGAGCTGTTCCTTCTTCTGAAGAAGGTTCTAAAATATATTGGAAACTGGTCGAAGAATTCTTATTAGAGGAAGAGTATTTGAAGAACGGGGTTCGTCCCATGTTTGCAGTGACGCTTCCGAATTATCAAATATTAACCACAGAAACAAAGGTCACAACGATAGAAGATCTGAAAGGGTTAAAATTAAGGACTCCCAGTGGGCCTATAGAAGTAGGAATGAATGCGTTAGGTGCATCTCCTGTAGCGATGGCTGCTCCGGAAATGTACACCGCGATTGAACGTGGAACTATAGAAGGCGCAGTAATCGCGGAAACAAGTTATAAACCATACCAGCTTCAAAAGGCAGCTAATTATTCTACAACAAATGCTAATATGGGAAGCTTTGTGGCAAATTATTCGATTAATGAAGAGGTGTATCAAAATCTTCCTGAAGAAATACAACAAGCGATGAACCAGGCTGGAGAAGATACAATGGTGCATTTCTCTAAATTCTTGGATGAACATGTAGAAGAATTGATTAAAGAGTTTGAAGAAGAAGGCATGGATATGTATGAACTAGATGATGAGACGTTAAGCACTTTAAATAGAGATATTCAGTCAACATGGGACGAATGGGCCCAAAAACTGGAAGAAAGAGGATATCCCGGTAAGAAGACATTACATTTATTCAATGATATAAAACAAGACGTTGTGAACTAG
- a CDS encoding GntR family transcriptional regulator: MKKVIQSETLADQAYRIIKQAITNGDLKDGELLPEERLAKDLGISRTPLRDALGRLTSEGLIIQQKSAPALVASFTKENSLEYMELRNLLEIYNIEKIIAKVSDELLKELHTKLENQLTAINEDKYNEFIELDREFHLILASYNDNSELKKIIHRINTGVNRAFLILSSTVPKSAKEAYEEHLEIVKALEKRDVVLARDKMRIHMYNVEKRFLSYYDNKEK; the protein is encoded by the coding sequence ATGAAAAAAGTTATTCAAAGTGAAACTTTGGCAGACCAGGCTTACCGAATCATTAAACAAGCGATTACGAACGGAGATTTAAAAGATGGCGAACTATTGCCGGAAGAAAGGCTGGCGAAAGATTTAGGCATAAGCCGAACTCCTTTACGGGATGCTTTAGGTCGATTGACCTCGGAAGGTTTGATTATCCAACAAAAAAGTGCCCCAGCACTTGTAGCAAGTTTTACAAAAGAAAATTCATTGGAGTATATGGAACTTCGTAACTTATTGGAGATATATAATATCGAGAAAATTATTGCAAAAGTTTCTGATGAACTTCTTAAGGAATTACACACTAAGTTGGAAAATCAACTAACTGCAATCAACGAGGATAAATACAATGAGTTTATCGAGCTTGACCGGGAATTCCATTTGATCTTAGCATCCTACAACGATAATAGCGAGCTGAAAAAAATAATTCACCGCATCAATACGGGTGTTAACCGAGCTTTCTTAATTTTGTCAAGCACAGTTCCAAAGAGTGCAAAGGAAGCATATGAGGAGCACTTGGAAATTGTTAAAGCACTCGAAAAACGAGATGTCGTTCTGGCCAGGGATAAAATGCGAATTCACATGTATAACGTCGAGAAACGCTTTCTGAGTTATTACGATAATAAAGAAAAATAG
- a CDS encoding M20/M25/M40 family metallo-hydrolase — translation MKWQYEQQLKDLLCEIVSQDSRTGTDGEIAFSTKIKDKLMELDYFQNHEEHIQFHNAGKGRKAVTALYKKENVKKTVVLISHFDTVHTEEFGAIGDLAFMPQQLTERFKEMIDSLPESAQADIASDEYLFGRGTMDMKMGLVLHLHLLEAASIENWPINLILLTVPDEEVGSSGMLAAVNGLVDIRDRFNLEYALFLNSEPSFSMHPQDEQYYIYSGTIGKIMPSALFYGRETHAGEPLSGINAHYMASFLTRKMEFNPEFEETVYGERTPLPITLKNNDLKSDYSTQTSNHVAALYNVFLMKQNATDIMNTFHQVALDAMSECQREYEAICKRENIELNFKLDVLEYHELLSYAQDKLGAEKVEGIKQKIMSQVELDEREISIEICDQLMAHCQELAPATILFYAPPYYPAINSTEDSLVQDKISLTRQALQNEFGVKAKQIHYFNGISDLSYVNYDKHDVGWKAYQNNSPVWNYLYTIPFKKMQELQAPVLNIGPFGKDAHKLTERLHKKSAFVQTPLVLRKVLESMFEKSYLV, via the coding sequence ATGAAATGGCAATACGAGCAACAATTAAAGGATCTATTATGTGAAATCGTCAGCCAGGACAGCCGTACCGGGACAGATGGCGAAATCGCGTTTTCTACTAAGATAAAAGATAAATTAATGGAATTGGACTATTTTCAAAATCATGAAGAGCATATTCAATTTCATAATGCAGGTAAAGGCCGAAAAGCGGTTACCGCCTTGTATAAAAAGGAAAATGTGAAAAAAACCGTTGTGTTAATCAGCCATTTTGACACGGTACATACCGAGGAATTCGGTGCTATTGGCGATTTAGCATTCATGCCGCAACAATTGACAGAACGATTTAAAGAAATGATCGATAGCTTACCAGAGAGTGCACAAGCAGATATTGCATCCGATGAATATTTATTTGGTCGTGGGACGATGGATATGAAAATGGGCTTAGTACTGCATTTGCATTTACTTGAAGCTGCCAGTATCGAAAATTGGCCGATCAATTTAATTTTACTCACCGTACCAGATGAGGAAGTTGGCTCCAGTGGGATGCTTGCAGCTGTAAATGGGCTTGTTGACATACGTGATCGATTTAACCTGGAGTATGCCTTGTTCTTAAACAGTGAACCAAGTTTTTCTATGCACCCTCAGGATGAACAATACTATATTTATTCAGGGACGATTGGAAAAATCATGCCATCTGCATTATTTTATGGTCGTGAAACCCATGCAGGTGAACCGCTAAGTGGCATAAACGCTCATTACATGGCAAGCTTTTTAACAAGAAAAATGGAATTTAATCCGGAATTTGAAGAAACAGTATATGGCGAGCGTACACCCTTACCGATTACCTTGAAAAATAATGACCTGAAATCAGATTATTCCACACAAACTTCGAATCATGTTGCGGCATTATACAATGTTTTTTTAATGAAGCAAAATGCAACAGACATTATGAATACTTTTCACCAAGTTGCACTTGATGCTATGTCTGAATGCCAAAGGGAATATGAGGCTATTTGCAAACGAGAGAATATTGAGTTGAATTTTAAATTAGACGTACTCGAGTATCATGAGTTATTGTCTTATGCCCAGGATAAACTGGGGGCAGAAAAGGTAGAAGGGATTAAACAAAAAATAATGTCACAAGTAGAGTTGGATGAGCGGGAGATCTCTATTGAAATTTGCGATCAATTGATGGCGCACTGCCAAGAGCTTGCTCCGGCAACGATATTATTCTATGCACCACCATACTATCCAGCAATTAATTCGACAGAAGACTCGCTTGTACAGGATAAAATTAGCTTGACAAGGCAAGCGCTACAGAATGAATTTGGTGTGAAAGCAAAACAGATACATTATTTTAATGGGATCTCTGATTTAAGCTATGTGAATTATGACAAACATGATGTTGGCTGGAAAGCATATCAAAATAACAGTCCAGTGTGGAACTATTTGTATACGATCCCGTTTAAGAAAATGCAGGAATTGCAGGCTCCAGTATTAAATATAGGTCCGTTTGGAAAGGATGCGCATAAATTGACAGAGCGATTGCATAAGAAAAGTGCCTTTGTTCAGACGCCATTGGTTCTTAGGAAAGTATTGGAGAGTATGTTTGAAAAATCGTATTTGGTATAG
- a CDS encoding aldo/keto reductase: MVQLGKEDLFPIGMGTWHMGDSPSKRNQEIEALRYGLENGIEVIDTAEMYGEGNSEALIGEAIQDVKREGMYLISKFYPFHAQEPELERALEHSLQLLGTDYLDLYLLHWKSSTPLEETIQSLERYVKDGRIRSWGVSNFDIKDMKEMWKIVGGKNCAANQVLYNVASRGIEYDLLPWQRKKSLPVIAYSPIAQGDTRGDNIIDNNVLQEIANQHHATVFQIMLAWTIRHGDVLSIPQSSDKKHIQENIDATSIQLSEEEMQLIDAEFPAPIRKMPLDII, encoded by the coding sequence ATGGTTCAATTAGGAAAAGAAGATCTATTTCCTATTGGCATGGGAACTTGGCATATGGGAGATAGTCCGTCAAAACGAAATCAAGAAATAGAGGCACTAAGATATGGACTGGAAAATGGTATTGAAGTAATCGATACTGCTGAAATGTATGGAGAAGGAAATTCAGAAGCTCTTATTGGTGAGGCTATCCAAGATGTGAAAAGAGAGGGTATGTACTTGATCTCCAAGTTCTATCCATTCCATGCGCAGGAACCAGAACTGGAACGAGCCTTGGAGCATTCACTACAATTGTTAGGTACAGATTATTTAGATTTATATTTGCTACATTGGAAAAGCAGCACACCACTAGAAGAAACCATTCAATCCCTTGAAAGGTATGTAAAGGATGGTCGCATACGTTCTTGGGGCGTCTCCAATTTTGACATTAAAGATATGAAGGAAATGTGGAAAATAGTAGGTGGAAAGAATTGTGCGGCAAATCAAGTACTGTATAACGTAGCCAGCAGAGGGATTGAATATGATTTATTGCCATGGCAAAGGAAAAAGTCGCTTCCAGTCATTGCCTATTCTCCAATTGCTCAAGGAGACACAAGAGGGGATAACATAATAGACAACAACGTACTTCAAGAAATTGCAAATCAGCATCATGCAACAGTGTTTCAAATTATGCTGGCTTGGACAATTCGGCATGGTGATGTCCTCTCCATCCCGCAGTCCAGTGATAAGAAGCATATTCAGGAAAATATTGATGCCACGTCCATTCAGTTATCGGAGGAAGAAATGCAGTTAATAGACGCGGAATTTCCTGCGCCGATAAGGAAAATGCCATTGGATATTATTTAG
- a CDS encoding ornithine--oxo-acid transaminase — protein sequence MTNLSSQQVIEQTEQYGVHNYHPLPIVVEEAEGVWVKDPEGNKYMDMLSAYSAVNQGHRHPKIIAALEKQAGKVTLTSRAFHNKILGPWTKRVAELTAKDKVLPMNTGVEAVETAIKAARRWAYQVKGVEDNKAEIIAAKGNFHGRTLNAISLSNDPDAKKDYGPFVPNINKVEYGNIDAIQEAITPNTAAIIVEPIQGEAGIIIPPDGYLKEIRRICNENNVLFIADEVQTGLGRTGKMFACEWEDVVPDIFVMGKALGGGVFPVSAIAANKDIMDIFTPGSHGSTFGGNPLACAISLAALDVIEEENLVQKSREMGEYFAGALQKINNSELKEVRARGMFIGVEFNHPVREYCEKLKEEGVLCKETHDSTIRFAPPLVINKEEIDWALQKINNVLSQ from the coding sequence ATGACTAACTTATCATCACAACAAGTTATTGAACAAACAGAGCAATATGGTGTGCACAACTACCACCCATTACCGATTGTCGTAGAGGAAGCTGAAGGAGTTTGGGTGAAGGATCCGGAAGGCAATAAATACATGGACATGTTGAGCGCCTATTCTGCGGTGAACCAAGGACACCGCCATCCGAAGATTATTGCTGCGTTGGAAAAACAAGCAGGCAAGGTAACCCTTACATCTCGCGCTTTCCATAACAAAATACTTGGACCATGGACAAAAAGAGTTGCAGAATTGACAGCCAAAGATAAAGTACTGCCGATGAATACAGGTGTGGAAGCTGTTGAAACAGCAATAAAAGCAGCGCGTCGTTGGGCATACCAGGTAAAGGGTGTGGAAGATAATAAAGCAGAAATCATTGCTGCTAAAGGAAACTTTCACGGAAGAACGTTAAACGCGATTTCCCTGTCCAATGATCCGGATGCAAAAAAGGACTACGGTCCGTTCGTACCAAACATAAACAAGGTCGAATACGGCAACATTGATGCCATCCAGGAAGCTATTACGCCTAACACAGCTGCTATTATCGTGGAACCAATCCAAGGAGAAGCAGGCATTATTATTCCGCCAGATGGTTATTTAAAAGAGATCCGCCGTATTTGTAATGAAAATAATGTGTTATTCATAGCAGATGAAGTGCAAACAGGTCTAGGGCGTACTGGAAAAATGTTTGCCTGTGAGTGGGAAGATGTAGTTCCGGATATTTTTGTTATGGGGAAAGCCTTAGGAGGTGGGGTATTCCCGGTATCCGCGATAGCTGCTAATAAGGATATCATGGACATTTTTACACCAGGTTCTCATGGCTCCACTTTTGGAGGAAACCCATTGGCATGCGCTATATCATTAGCAGCACTAGATGTGATTGAAGAGGAAAACTTAGTTCAAAAATCACGCGAAATGGGTGAATACTTCGCAGGCGCGTTACAAAAAATTAATAACTCTGAATTAAAGGAAGTACGTGCGCGCGGTATGTTCATCGGTGTAGAGTTCAATCATCCTGTTCGAGAGTATTGCGAAAAGTTAAAGGAAGAAGGCGTGTTATGTAAAGAAACACATGATAGCACCATCCGATTTGCCCCGCCATTGGTTATCAATAAAGAAGAAATAGACTGGGCACTTCAAAAAATAAATAACGTTCTATCCCAATAA
- a CDS encoding APC family permease, giving the protein MSTKNNIPNNSDNKFERVLSRTEVFFLAIGSMVGWTWGVLSGEWILSAGSLGSVIAFAIGSILIIFVGLAYAELASAMPKVGGEIVYVHRAMGYKLSFIVAWMLVLGYLSVVAFEAVALPNVVNYIVPNFDLGYLWTIAGWDVYLSWVIVGVFGAIVITFINYIGIRLAVIVQVVFSAAILGVGILLIFGSAINGDPGKLQPLVVDGFSGITAVMVMVPFLFVGFDVIPQVAEEINMPFKKIGKIMMTAIVIVVLFYMCIAVGVSLALDHNALISSELVSADAMTALFGSDIFGYILIVGGLAGIITSWNALVIGATRVLYTMAQSGMIPSWFGKLHPKYKTPSNAILFTGVVGIISPFFGDPVLNWAVNSGGLAIVIAFLLVSISFIILRKKEPHMERPYKAGNSNFVGWLASIFSIFFIILYLPGMPSALSWPAEWIIILGWFLIGLYFLLRLDSNKQHINNS; this is encoded by the coding sequence ATGTCAACTAAAAATAATATTCCAAATAATTCCGATAATAAATTCGAAAGAGTCTTATCACGAACCGAAGTTTTTTTTCTGGCTATTGGTTCAATGGTAGGTTGGACATGGGGTGTCTTATCAGGCGAATGGATCCTCTCTGCTGGATCATTAGGAAGTGTAATTGCCTTTGCTATAGGTAGTATTTTAATCATTTTTGTTGGACTCGCTTATGCTGAGTTAGCTTCTGCAATGCCAAAGGTTGGAGGCGAAATTGTATATGTTCATCGAGCTATGGGCTATAAATTGTCTTTTATCGTAGCTTGGATGCTTGTCTTAGGATATCTGTCCGTAGTTGCGTTTGAAGCTGTCGCTCTCCCCAATGTAGTAAATTATATTGTTCCAAATTTTGATTTAGGATATTTATGGACGATAGCAGGATGGGATGTTTATCTTTCATGGGTCATAGTAGGAGTTTTCGGCGCTATTGTAATTACCTTTATTAACTATATAGGTATTAGGCTTGCTGTAATCGTACAAGTTGTCTTTTCTGCAGCTATTCTAGGGGTAGGAATTTTACTTATTTTTGGTTCTGCTATAAATGGCGACCCAGGAAAGCTTCAGCCTCTTGTAGTTGATGGTTTTTCCGGTATTACTGCTGTAATGGTAATGGTTCCTTTTTTATTTGTAGGATTTGATGTAATTCCTCAAGTGGCAGAAGAAATTAATATGCCTTTTAAAAAAATAGGTAAAATCATGATGACAGCGATAGTGATTGTAGTTTTGTTTTATATGTGTATTGCAGTTGGAGTTTCTCTTGCATTAGATCATAATGCACTAATCAGTAGTGAGCTTGTTTCTGCAGATGCGATGACAGCCTTGTTTGGTTCGGATATTTTTGGATATATATTAATTGTTGGTGGTTTAGCTGGAATTATCACAAGTTGGAACGCTTTAGTAATTGGGGCTACTCGAGTCTTATATACGATGGCGCAATCAGGAATGATCCCATCATGGTTTGGAAAGCTACATCCTAAATATAAAACACCCAGTAATGCTATTCTTTTTACAGGAGTGGTAGGCATCATTAGCCCTTTTTTTGGTGACCCTGTTTTAAATTGGGCAGTCAATTCTGGTGGACTCGCAATCGTAATAGCTTTTCTATTAGTTTCCATATCATTTATTATACTTCGAAAAAAAGAACCACATATGGAAAGACCTTATAAAGCAGGAAATAGTAATTTTGTTGGATGGCTTGCATCAATATTTAGTATATTTTTTATTATACTATATTTACCAGGAATGCCATCAGCACTTTCATGGCCAGCTGAATGGATAATAATACTAGGCTGGTTTCTAATAGGATTATATTTTCTTCTTAGACTTGATTCAAATAAGCAACATATAAATAATTCTTAG
- a CDS encoding TRAP transporter small permease, which yields MKKVIYGFDKLERYTVILAQLAIVVMMIIITVDAVSRYVFSQSIIGVYEFTERYLMIAAIFLSMSYVSKIDGHIKLDLVIDKLPVKIARSFNLIFLLLGAAFVFGIGYQGMVMTYDAWVRNIVSTGLIPWPVWLSYIWVPIGAYLFTVRLILQFINSMLNIYSKKEESETAKKEGVL from the coding sequence ATGAAGAAAGTCATCTATGGTTTCGATAAGTTAGAACGTTATACTGTTATTTTGGCTCAACTTGCGATTGTAGTTATGATGATCATAATAACGGTAGACGCCGTCAGCCGGTATGTATTTAGCCAATCTATTATAGGAGTGTATGAATTTACGGAACGATATTTAATGATAGCTGCAATATTCTTGAGTATGAGCTACGTTTCGAAAATAGATGGCCATATAAAACTTGATTTAGTTATTGATAAGTTACCTGTGAAAATTGCTAGGAGTTTTAATTTAATATTTCTTTTGCTGGGAGCAGCTTTTGTATTTGGAATTGGCTATCAAGGGATGGTAATGACTTATGATGCATGGGTTAGAAATATTGTAAGTACAGGGTTGATACCTTGGCCGGTATGGCTTTCATATATATGGGTTCCTATTGGTGCCTACTTATTTACGGTTCGATTAATACTTCAGTTTATAAATTCTATGTTAAATATTTATTCGAAGAAGGAAGAATCAGAGACTGCTAAGAAAGAAGGGGTACTATGA